The proteins below come from a single Candidatus Thorarchaeota archaeon genomic window:
- a CDS encoding GTP-binding protein yields the protein MMMRKAPRQVKLVLAGDGGVGKTSIRRQYLGKIFRASYIPTIGVDFAQKSVLVDDTPVTLIIWDIAGQPMFKTLRKRYYEGCSAIVLVYAIDNRESFDNALKWLVEAYEFMGKLPSVLILGNKTDLRQTASNKGLVSTLEGEEFALQVADRMGTTVLFRETTAVTGEGIEEAFTDVTRLVLSRCRPSDSLGRRSDPVERTDNSFRVR from the coding sequence ATGATGATGCGAAAAGCCCCCAGACAGGTCAAGCTGGTTCTTGCAGGGGACGGCGGAGTGGGGAAGACGAGTATCCGACGGCAATACCTCGGGAAGATATTCCGGGCATCCTACATTCCTACCATCGGAGTAGACTTCGCCCAGAAGTCAGTCCTCGTGGACGACACACCTGTGACTCTGATCATATGGGACATTGCAGGACAGCCGATGTTCAAGACACTGAGGAAGCGATACTACGAAGGCTGCAGCGCAATCGTCCTCGTCTATGCCATTGACAACAGGGAGTCATTTGATAACGCGCTGAAATGGCTGGTCGAGGCATACGAGTTCATGGGCAAGCTGCCATCTGTGCTCATCCTCGGAAACAAGACGGACCTCCGTCAGACTGCCTCAAACAAGGGTTTGGTCTCTACTCTGGAGGGAGAGGAGTTTGCACTTCAGGTGGCCGACAGAATGGGTACCACGGTGTTGTTCCGGGAGACGACCGCAGTCACTGGAGAGGGCATAGAGGAGGCATTCACGGATGTCACCAGACTGGTGTTAAGCAGGTGCCGGCCATCCGACTCACTTGGACGCCGCTCCGACCCAGTCGAAAGGACAGATAACAGCTTCAGAGTGCGGTAG